From a single Mus caroli chromosome X, CAROLI_EIJ_v1.1, whole genome shotgun sequence genomic region:
- the LOC110286514 gene encoding testis-specific gene A8 protein-like, with amino-acid sequence MEVPTSSTDSQEAKPIMPIRTKAACKFYPPHILCGMNAKTNKRGKRGGAQRASTKKDKKDIGEATPPVAKKTKVAKEPTVLVKVPAAAVAPESSVAAATPEAAEAAVAPESSVAAATPEVAAAAVAPESSVAAATPEAAAAAVAPESSAAAAAPEAAAAAPEAAAAAPEAAAAAPEAAAAAPEAAAAAAAPEAAAAAAAPESSAAAAAPEAAAAAAAPEAAASPEAAAAPATPASHEAAAAPATPTAPEAAATPAAPEATAAPASPEAPRAPVAPEAPAAAPAVEEEEMVWEAAAVIGEAVVKPPEEEPTSGEVVATTTTT; translated from the exons ATGGAAGTTCCGACTTCATCCACCGATTCGCAGGAGGCGAAGCCTATAATGCCGATTAGGACCAAGGCAGCCTGCAAGTTTTATCCTCCCCATATTCTTTGTGGAATG AATGCGAAGACCAACAAGCGTGGGAAACGCGGTGGCGCCCAAAGGGCTTCcacaaagaaagataagaaagataTTGGAGAAGCTACTCCACCTGTGGCTAAGAAGACCAAAGTGGCCAAGGAGCCAACCGTGCTGGTTAAGGTACCCGCAGCAGCAGTGGCACCTGAGTCATCCGTGGCAGCAGCCACACCTGAGGCGGCAGAGGCAGCAGTCGCACCTGAGTCATCCGTGGCAGCAGCCACACCtgaggtggcagcagcagcagtcgcACCTGAGTCATCCGTGGCAGCAGCCACACCTGAGGCGGCAGCGGCAGCAGTCGCACCTGAGTCATCCGCGGCAGCAGCCGCACCTGAGGCGGCAGCAGCCGCACCTGAGGCGGCAGCAGCCGCACCTGAGGCGGCAGCAGCCGCACCTGAGGCGGCAGCAGCCGCACCTGAGGCGGCAGCTGCAGCAGCCGCACCTGAGGCGGCAGCTGCAGCAGCCGCACCTGAGTCATCCGCGGCAGCAGCCGCACCTGaggcggcagcggcagcagccGCACCTGAGGCGGCAGCCTCACCTGAGGCGGCAGCCGCACCTGCCACACCTGCCTCACATGAGGCAGCAGCCGCACCTGCAACACCTACCGCACCTGAGGCAGCAGCCACACCTGCTGCACCTGAGGCAACAGCCGCACCTGCCTCACCTGAGGCACCAAGGGCACCAGTGGCACCGGAGGCCCCAGCAGCTGCTCCAGCtgtagaggaggaagaaatggtcTGGGAGGCGGCAGCAGTCATTGGGGAGGCAGTTGTGAAGCCCCCCGAGGAGGAACCGACCAGCGGAGAAGTAGTCGCTACTACAACCACAACCTAG